CTTAGCTGCTTTAGCTCCCCTGCACCAAGGTCTAGCTCGTTTTGCATCGAATCGATCTTTTTGGTCAATGGAAGCAGTCTCTCCATCGTTGAGACGAGATCCTTGGACAAGGGCAGGGATGTTAAAATGGGCTTGTCCTACCCATTTACGTCCAAGCCCGTTTAATTTTCGTGTCCATATAAAGTCCATTTACTTAACAATATTAAACGGGCTTCGTCGGGTTTGTCCACTTGTGTCCATTTAATAAACgggttttgataaaaataactgGACAGCCCATTAagttcatttaatttttttttctcttcaaccTAATCTATCGTCGTCGTTCTTCCTCCTTCTTCACCTCCTTGGCTCTTTGCCTCCTTACGAAAGATCAAACTGCTCCAAATGAGTTTCTGATTCGAATCATGAAgcttctagggtttcgatttgtCTTCTAGAGTCGTTGTTCTTCACCTCCTTGCCTCCTTTCATCTCGTCACGAGATTCCCGAGATTCCCGTgtcttctacttcttcttcttcactctctcCAGCTCGTGTTTCCTCGTATCATACAATCAAGGTTCGTTTCAAACTGATTTCATAAGTGTTCTTTCAATTAATTTGTGGGTTTGTTTAAAAATGGTTTGATTTGTGAACAGGTTTCACGGACATATGCAAAGGAGTCTCAAAAATTGCAACCAAAGCTGAGATTAAAAGTGGTAtgtgattcttttttttcacTGAGTGATCATTTGACTACAATATGTGTATGGAAACAAGAACATAACCGATAACCAACATGATTAACTATGTTTTGTATGAACATCTTCTTCGCTGTGACCGTGTGAGTTAGCTTCTATGGGTTTTGTCAAGTTTTTCGTTAGCTAAAGAGTCATTGTGTAGACAAATACTATAAAGATGTATTTGGACAGAAGACTCGTATTGTAGACATATACTTTCGTTAATCCAAGACTAGTGAAGTTTTTTTACTTTGTATCCATACGCTATGCTTTATTTGTTCCTGTTTTTGAATGGTTGCCAACTtaccatcttctctcaaattTTGATAGTCCCTTGCAGCCactaataattaaatatgtttctttctttttttgcagAGATGGACTATGATACTGTGCACACAATGGCGCTTCTTGAAGCTCAACGTGAATACATGGACATGAATGATGAAGATGCTGAATTTGATATAGATGAAGAAATGgcagaaacagaaacagaagcagaagcagaagTTCAGTGTGAACCACAAGCCACTGCATCAACACAAGCAGCGAAACCTCAACGTAAGCGTCGAAAAACCTCACTTGTTTGGAAAGATTTTGTACTAGTGGGGGTAGAAGAGGATGGAAAAGAAAGGGCTAAGTGCATTCATTGTGAAGACCGTTTTATTTTATgactatatttttcttataactaATTCATATTATACTTTGTAGGTGCCATTGAAGATCTCTTTGATGAAAATGAAGATGTTGGAAAGAAAGCAAGTAATTATGGAGTGGAGTCTTCAGCATCAAAAGATTGATATGTTTGCTGGAACAAAAGTACATAGTTTTCTGGTTCTGTTTTACatcagtttataatttttttgatgaaaatatataatatgttatgttttgaacATGGACAGATCCTGGTAGACGTTCAAGAAGGAAAAGAGTAACTTATAGACACTTAGTGTGAAGTGTGaactttatttttcaattatgtTGTGACTGTGATTTGTAAACTTTGAATTTTTAGTTGAAGCAAAACAATGTAAGGTTCTGgattcatattttatttgacAGGTATTTAACAGGTTTCATCGAAAAGAAATGCTATGATATAAATAGATcatgttcattttttttaagtaaacgGGCTTGAAACGAGTTTGAAACGAATTTAGTGTTAAATGGGCTTCACATAAATGGGTTCTAAATGGGTCTGATTTAAACGGGCTTTAAATGGACATCTATTAAACGGGTTTGGACGTATACGGGCTTGGACGTAAATGGGCCGGTAAGCCCGTTTTAACATCCCTAGACAAGGGTTTAAAGGATTTGTACTTCTTTGCTTCCTCGATCACAAGTTTCAGAGCCTCCGAGACCAAAGCTCCTCCAATAGAACCTAACCCCAGATCAACCCAATCGGTCATTCTTGTTTTTCTTCCTTCGgaccaaacacaaaaaaaaaaaaaaaaactcttagcTTTTGTCAGATTATAAGATTTTAGGAGACCTCTCAAGTGTACGATGCTTCGAGAATATCGAAAACGATAGAAGGTAGACAAGGAAGaccgaataaaaaaaaaaggtattagATTCATTTCAAAGCAATCTTTGCCGTCGTCGTTGACTTTTACTCCATTGTAAAGTGTTATTCTTTCCTGCTTCCCACTTGCCGCGCTATTACCGTTAACCTTCTGCGTTAGACCGTTAATCCACACGCGCCATATGTGATTCGGTAGACGGAGCGTGTTTCCTGGGTCTCTTTCCCCGCGTGCCAAGGTAGGCCCATTTAAAGCAGCCCACTGAGATAAGCTTTAGATTTTTCCTGGGcccattaataaaaaaatgctCATAATTTGAGATCGCTACGAGACAATGGATGGCtcgtaatttattttttggagCGGTCGAATTAAGATAAGCGACATAGCATGTGACTGTCCATCATCGTGGTAGCTTCCACATGTCATGATAGTGCCAGCCCCATGTTGGCTCTTGTATATATGTCACTTGATTAGTCTAAGTAGTAGGTCGTGATtaagaaacaagaagaaaaataatcaaCATTAGtggttgttatttttttaattaaaccaATGATGATTAATCAACTACTCCCCACATGCTTCCTATTTTGTCTTAATAATCCTCCCGAGTCCTGACACATCATTATGCTGCTTAAATACGATTCATTTGGTAGACTCATTCCTTACGTAAGTATTGTTCACCGAGTCAACTATCAAATTTTACAGGCTTATAGATTGAGTGTACATAAGTGAACGTAATTGATATCTCTGTTATCTAAATGTACGTACTCTTATAAAACAATGGAGTGCATGCATGTACTCCATGAACCCTTTTGGTATGATCCGTCCATTTTtgcattaagtttttttttgtaactttattGGATAACATATGTGTACTTGACATCATCCATTTAACCTGTGCATTctgtatttcttatattttggtgGGTTTAACATTTTATAATTCTATTAACTATAACGATAAAATGGTAACAATCTGATATATTATATTCGGTCAGTCGGTGTGATCATATTTCACAACTGCGAGTAACTTGACATgtcttcaaaaataaaaataaaaataaaaaatgtcttTCAACAGATTTGCATGTGccataaaaagataaaaagaactACGTATGCAGTAAATCAGCAAAAGTGGCACAAATTTCAACAATGCAGATGACCATGAGGTCCATAACGATGATAATAAAATAGTCAGATTCCCTTCGTCATAAGAATAATATTCTACTCTTTTTTAGTGCAAATGTTAAAAAAAGTATTTCTACTGTAGAATAATATTCTACactatccttttttttttttttattaaagggATCAAAGCCCAACTGGGCAAAGCccgaaaacaaacaaaacacaaaGCCCAGACAAACGGACCaatattaaacaaattttttgggcccaaaacccaaaaagaaGAACCGTCGAGGAAGCAAAGCAACATCCGTCCACCACGTGTACGATCGACGAACGATTCAGAGAACACGCGTCAAGAGAGAGTCTTCACCTCTTCCGGAAGAGCCACGCCGAAGCTCCGCCATCGGCGGAGACAAATCAGTGAAAGACCAACTGAGCAGTCTTCACAGAAGGCCAAGACGCAACCGGATCATCACTTCAGGAAAGATAACCGCCGTCTACAATCAATCTAATCACTGCGACAGAGGATCAAATCGAGAGTCGGTGGTAGATCGAAGAACAGGAAGTAACAATCAAACGAAACCGGAAGAACTCCGGTGAAGAGCCGGCGAAGACGATGAAATAGAATCATCTCTTCCCGGAAACAGAGCCGGCGAAGTTGATGCTGAGCGAGTCACCGCTACCCGGAAACAGAGCCGGCGAAGACGATGTGATAGAATCATCTCTTTCCGGAGACAAAAACCGGCGAAGCTGGTGCTGAACGAGCCACCGCTATCCGGAAACAGAGCCGACCGACCACCGAAGGAGAAGGTGCGTCGCCGGAAACGAAAAAACCAGATAGAAATCTCTAAGAACTCTATTCCTTGTGAAAGATCTAATTAGAGAACAAGGACGATAGAGAGAAACCTTTCtgaaagagagaggagagagacttCACCGTCTCACTCTATTCTACACTATCCTATTGTAGTAGAAATTACAAAGTTCTTTTATATTTGGTGCCAAGAAATGAAAAGCTTCATTGGGGACGTGAACATGAAGGAAACTGCAGAAGGGCGAATCTAATCAGCCACAACAAATTAGGAcacaataatattttcttaaagcatctattgtttttttcctcagtttctttcccttttcgttttatattttaaattttatttcattttccttttcttatggTATCGTATGGGAGTAGTCGAATAATGAAAGCTAAGCTTTGGCTGGAAGCAATAATCATATATCCAAAACGCGTGAGAAACCATTCAATTCCCTTGTCACCATATTGAAGATTCCACTATCCTTTTCTTCACATCAACTATTTAATTATGGTTTTAATAATTTCTGTGACAAAAcgcagaaaaataaaataatggcGAAAAACTCACTCGAGATCTTCACTGCCATTGATTGGAACCACCTTCATTACTTTTCCTCCTCTCATTTACTTATGTCACCGACTCACCACCTCTCGCTATctatttgcatattttataGACCAAAGTCCCTTCATTTCGCAAACCCATTTTAGGAAAAGAGTTCTTTTTTCTTGCAGCAAGTCTCTCGTCTGTACCATTCTTTTAGCAAGCCATTGAAAATGGCATTCAGAACAAGATTATCTTTGCTTCATCTTCTTGTAGCTTTGGCTCTTTTAAGCAGCCTGGTGATAGTGAAAGGAGAAAGCCCTTACAAGTTCTACACCTGGACTGTGACCTACGGCATTATCTATCCTCTTGGTGTTCCCCAACAGGTACAAAGTACACAACAACAGTTTCTACTTATAGACGGTTTGATATCCCTTTTTTGCTTGTTTGATGCTAATACCCTTTCTAAAACTCTTTATTGATGTTCTGATTTTTTCTTAGGTTATTCTGATCAATGGTCAGTTCCCTGGTCCAAAGCTTGATGTTGTGACTAATGACAACATCATCCTCAACCTCATCAACAAACTTGACCAACCCTTTCTCTTGACCTGGTAACTTTATACTGTTTTATTAAACCCCTAAAGATTTAAAGAATAAACCTTCCTCTGTTATTGTGTATATAGTTGATTGATATATCTTGTATTACTACTAGTTACAGATTGTGTCATACTCCAAATGTTTTATCTGGTAATTTGCAATGTTTGTGGTTTATTAGGAATGGAATAAAGCAGAGGAAGAACTCATGGCAAGATGGAGTGTTGGGAACAAACTGTCCAATTCCACCAAACTCAAACTTCACTTACAAGTTCCAAACCAAAGATCAGATCGGAACATACAACTACTTTCCCTCCACCGCTTTTCACAAAGCCGCCGGTGGATTCGGAGCTATCAATGTCTATGCAAGACCTAGGATCCCTATCCCTTACCCTCTCCCAGTCGAAGACTTCACTCTACTCATCGGTGATTGGTTTAAAACCAACCACAAAACACTCCAACAGCGTCTGGACTCTGGCGGGGTTCTTCCATTTCCAGACGGTATGCTTATAAACGGACAAACACAAACTACATTCACAGGCGACCAGGGTGAGTTTATAAAACCTCTCGgctgtccaaaaaaaaaagtgtttcttGTGGCTTACGTCATGTGTCTTAAAATGTTTCAGGGAAGACTTACATGTTCAGAATCTCAAATGTTGGGTTGTCAAGCACTTTCAACTTCAGAATCCAAGGACATACGATGAAAGTAGTTGAAGTTGAAGGCTCTCACGTCATGCAAACGGACTACGACTCTCTTGATGTTCACGTTGGCCAGTCTTTGTCACTCCTTGTGACGTTAAACCAATCTCCTAAAGATTATTACATCGTTGCAAGCACCCGGTTCGTTAGATCCAACCTTTCTGTCACTGCTCTGTTGCGTTATTCCAACTCAGGTGTCCCAGCTTCTGGTGAGATGCCCCCTCTTCCCCCTGGAGAGCTTGTTTGGTCCATGAGACAAGCAAGGACATTCaggtaaaagaaaaaacagttaCTTATATAATAACGTGAGTCCCAAGGATTAGGTCATTTTTAatggtgttttttttctttttaggtgGAACTTAACAGCAAATGCAGCAAGACCAAACCCTCAAGGATCATTCCATTACGGAAAGATCAATACGACCAAATCATTTGTTTTCTCAAACTCAGCTCCTTTGATCAACGGGAAGCAACGCTATGCAGTGAACGGTGTCTCTTATGTGAACTCAGATACTCCTCTAAAACTTGCTGATCACTTCAACATCCCTGGAGTGTTCAGCACGAGTGCCATTCAGAGCGTCCCTTCTAACTCTCCTGCGACTGTTGCAACATCAGTTGTTAGAGCATCTCTCCATGATTTTCTTGAAATTGTGTTCCAGAACAATGAGAAAGCAGTGCAGTCTTGGCACCTTGACGGTTATGACTTTTGGGTCGTTGGGTGAGTCTTGCTTCTTCCTCTTAGCCTTAACTCTGAAGTCAGATTTTTAGCTAACCGTTTCTTTGTTATGACAACTAGATTTGGTTCTGGACAATGGACACCAGCAAAGAGACCACTTTACAATCTTGTTGATGCTCTTACTAGACACACAACTCAGGTAAGAATTTGGAAAATAGAATTGAAAGTCTTGTTGAAACTAGTTTGGTTTGTTTAATGTTATCTTGGGCATGCATTGCATGCAGGTGTACCCAAACTCTTGGACAGCAATTTTGGTGTCTTTGGACAATCAAGGAATGTGGAATATGAGGTCGGCGGTATGGGAAAGACAATATTTAGGACAGCAGTTTTATCTAAAAGTGTGGGATCCGGTGCAGAGTCTGGCCAATGAATACAATCCTCCTGATAATCTTCTTCTCTGTGGCAAAGCTATTGGAAGACACCTCTAGAGAGATCCTCTTTATTTATGttcatttctttcagtttttttttttttaaatcgttttGGTTGAGGTTTATGGTTTTGTTCTTTCTGGCCATGAGATATTTACATATGTAGTGATAAACACAGGGAAGGAGAAAAGTTTTTGTCTTTGGTAGGAAGGAGAGAGGTTACTGagttcaaaaataatattttgtacaaGTAGTTGTTCTTTCTAATCCTAAGAGCATTTTCATATACCACAATGAATCTCTCAtccttagaaaataaaattagtatAAATGGAGGAGAAAAAGAGATGAATCTTTTACAtgagacttaaaaaaaaacatgtatacTTGGTAATATCACTAGTTTATAGGGTCctagtttatattattataatttcaaatatctatactatactaaaagggggatataagccatggagagagtgtccacataggatagaaaaatcaaccaatcaaagaatccgaaattgccatgtcatctcatttatttttcgtaaaaaataaaaaaacaatgcgaaggtgagaatcgaacccgggttagtatgatatatatatataggacagttaccactaagccattgaaactttcttggacacatatacaagaaccactaagtatataatcacaaattcttatgtacatttacaataatatgaattcaactttcaagactccgatactttgttttgtaaaaaaaataagtaagtgactaagctaatatattcttagaaattgtgagaacgttgacaaatatgaaaaacatagatttttgttttcgtgacaaagttaagaattttgtaaaagtaagtttaacatataaatttttgtgacaaatatgaaaaaacatagatttttgtaaaattttgacaaaacaactcataacatacttctctaatgtcttaataaaatattatttaagagtgcaataattaaatatattaattcaataaattttgtaatttatagacaaaacaataacacaacaaattttgaaacatttgtttaacctatcaattttttttcatgagaatccaactaaacaagataaaaataataattagatttaacaaatatttagttaccattttattcaatttcgattaatttcaaattatcataatgtatctttttgaagttacacatatgaaaaagcatagatttttgtacaatttcacaaaacaactcaaaacatatttttataatgtcttaataaaatattatttaaggatgcaataattaaatatattaattcaataaattttataatttatagacaaaacaataccacaacaaattttgaaacatttgtttaaccaatcgatttttttttcatgagaatccaactaaacaattagatttacaaatatttaattaccattttattcaattttgattcattttaaattgtaataatgtatatttttgaagttacaaaaaaataatgttctttctttattacactagcattatatatagattctatatacacaaaataaatataatataacaacataaactTGCTTttcccgattcatatgaaaactttttaagttatccaccaaagcaaattaattaaatcaatgaaattgttaaaatacagcaaattaatatataattttattttaaattaaattatttaaaaagtgtattttcgttaaaacaaataataattagtaaa
The Brassica napus cultivar Da-Ae unplaced genomic scaffold, Da-Ae ScsIHWf_1989;HRSCAF=2637, whole genome shotgun sequence DNA segment above includes these coding regions:
- the LOC125599768 gene encoding L-ascorbate oxidase homolog, which gives rise to MAFRTRLSLLHLLVALALLSSLVIVKGESPYKFYTWTVTYGIIYPLGVPQQVILINGQFPGPKLDVVTNDNIILNLINKLDQPFLLTWNGIKQRKNSWQDGVLGTNCPIPPNSNFTYKFQTKDQIGTYNYFPSTAFHKAAGGFGAINVYARPRIPIPYPLPVEDFTLLIGDWFKTNHKTLQQRLDSGGVLPFPDGMLINGQTQTTFTGDQGKTYMFRISNVGLSSTFNFRIQGHTMKVVEVEGSHVMQTDYDSLDVHVGQSLSLLVTLNQSPKDYYIVASTRFVRSNLSVTALLRYSNSGVPASGEMPPLPPGELVWSMRQARTFRWNLTANAARPNPQGSFHYGKINTTKSFVFSNSAPLINGKQRYAVNGVSYVNSDTPLKLADHFNIPGVFSTSAIQSVPSNSPATVATSVVRASLHDFLEIVFQNNEKAVQSWHLDGYDFWVVGFGSGQWTPAKRPLYNLVDALTRHTTQVYPNSWTAILVSLDNQGMWNMRSAVWERQYLGQQFYLKVWDPVQSLANEYNPPDNLLLCGKAIGRHL